In Elusimicrobiota bacterium, the following are encoded in one genomic region:
- a CDS encoding MerR family transcriptional regulator, whose product MELEDKNYFSIGEVEKVTGVKSYILRYWEQEFRILRPARGTSGQRKYIRTDVDLILKIKDLLYIKGFTIAGTKKYLIEEKRKRKKELELDFGKETISVDLLRKAKKELEIIYNLLK is encoded by the coding sequence ATGGAATTAGAAGATAAAAATTATTTTTCGATTGGTGAAGTAGAAAAGGTAACAGGTGTTAAGTCGTATATCCTGCGATACTGGGAACAGGAATTTCGTATTTTAAGACCGGCTAGAGGAACTTCCGGGCAAAGAAAATATATTAGAACTGATGTTGATTTAATTCTTAAAATTAAAGATTTACTTTATATAAAAGGATTTACAATCGCCGGAACAAAAAAATATTTAATAGAGGAAAAGAGGAAAAGAAAAAAAGAGTTAGAGTTGGATTTCGGGAAAGAGACAATCTCTGTTGATTTGTTGAGAAAGGCAAAAAAGGAATTAGAAATTATTTATAACCTTCTAAAATGA
- a CDS encoding HU family DNA-binding protein, producing MDKKEIIESMAKRTCCRKEAQDAFEEFLIAVKNSIVKGDKVHLKGIGTLYAKMRKERRVRNPKTKEIIKIKSKRVIRFKASETPLE from the coding sequence ATGGATAAAAAAGAGATAATTGAATCAATGGCAAAAAGGACATGTTGTAGAAAAGAAGCACAAGACGCTTTTGAAGAATTTTTAATTGCAGTTAAAAATTCTATTGTAAAAGGCGATAAAGTACACCTGAAAGGTATTGGTACTCTGTATGCTAAAATGCGAAAAGAAAGAAGAGTAAGAAATCCAAAAACAAAAGAAATTATAAAAATAAAATCAAAACGAGTCATACGATTTAAAGCATCGGAAACACCATTAGAGTAA
- a CDS encoding NAD(P)-dependent glycerol-3-phosphate dehydrogenase — MKISVLGAGAWGATLAQHLYENGHNVSLWEFDESRIAYIKRHRYPMFFPHINLSEKIFITNNIISIIEDAEVILLVIPSQVMRATLREILKYTNKTQIFVIASKGLEIKTGKRLSEIVREELGTKNIVVLSGPSFAIEVAQKLPTTIVAAGEQNRTLIIQKIFLSKYLKIYTNSDITGVEIGGALKNVIAIACGIARGKGLGDNTTAAIITRGLVELVRLGVKCGAKKETFSGLSGLGDLVMTSFSKKSRNESFGELVGSGLKTDDAIKKIGMTVEGVFTTKAVVKLAKKLKIEMPITNEVHKIIFENKDPEKAIISLMSRSAKPE, encoded by the coding sequence ATGAAAATATCAGTGCTTGGGGCAGGTGCATGGGGGGCAACATTAGCGCAACATTTATATGAAAATGGGCATAATGTATCATTGTGGGAATTTGATGAATCGCGTATTGCTTATATAAAGCGACACAGATATCCTATGTTTTTTCCACATATAAATCTTAGTGAGAAAATATTCATAACAAACAATATTATTTCGATTATTGAAGATGCTGAAGTAATATTATTAGTTATTCCGTCACAAGTAATGAGAGCTACTCTAAGAGAAATACTAAAATACACAAATAAAACACAAATTTTTGTTATTGCAAGTAAAGGACTTGAGATTAAAACCGGTAAACGGCTCTCTGAAATAGTCAGAGAAGAATTAGGCACAAAAAATATAGTTGTTTTATCAGGACCAAGTTTTGCCATTGAGGTGGCTCAAAAACTTCCTACAACAATTGTAGCTGCCGGTGAACAAAATAGAACTCTGATTATTCAAAAAATATTTTTATCAAAATATTTAAAAATTTATACAAATTCAGATATTACAGGTGTTGAGATTGGCGGTGCACTTAAAAATGTTATAGCGATTGCTTGTGGAATAGCAAGAGGAAAAGGATTAGGAGATAATACTACGGCAGCAATTATAACGCGGGGACTCGTTGAGCTTGTACGTTTAGGGGTTAAGTGTGGTGCAAAAAAAGAAACTTTTTCAGGACTTTCGGGTTTAGGTGATTTGGTAATGACATCTTTTTCAAAAAAATCCAGGAATGAAAGTTTTGGCGAGCTTGTGGGCAGTGGTTTAAAAACAGATGATGCAATAAAAAAAATAGGCATGACTGTTGAAGGTGTATTTACTACAAAAGCTGTTGTGAAACTGGCGAAGAAATTGAAAATTGAAATGCCTATAACAAATGAAGTACATAAAATAATATTTGAGAATAAAGATCCTGAAAAAGCAATCATATCACTCATGTCAAGAAGTGCAAAACCGGAATAA
- a CDS encoding histidinol phosphate phosphatase domain-containing protein, with protein MIDLHTHTLFSDGVLLPSEIVCRAKNAGYSAIGLTDHCDFSNIDFVITRIKRITRELTKYYKIKVLAGCEITYVPSELISKAVKQARKLGANLVLVHGESPVEPVPKGTNRAAILSGCDVLAHPGFISDEDVKLSIEKNVLLEITTRNGHKKGNLHISKLAKKYNANLILNTDSHQPKDLLSREKINDILKESKLNYDYFEKMQKNARKLL; from the coding sequence ATGATTGATTTACATACACATACTTTGTTTTCTGACGGTGTTTTGTTGCCAAGTGAAATTGTCTGCCGTGCTAAAAATGCAGGATATTCGGCTATTGGATTAACTGACCATTGTGATTTTTCTAATATAGATTTTGTGATAACAAGAATAAAACGAATTACACGCGAATTGACTAAATATTATAAAATTAAAGTGTTAGCAGGTTGTGAAATAACATACGTTCCTTCGGAGCTTATTTCAAAAGCTGTAAAACAGGCAAGGAAACTCGGGGCAAATCTTGTTTTGGTTCACGGTGAATCACCTGTTGAGCCGGTTCCTAAAGGGACAAATAGAGCAGCAATTCTTTCCGGCTGTGATGTTTTAGCACATCCGGGATTTATCAGTGATGAAGATGTGAAACTTTCAATCGAAAAAAATGTACTTCTTGAAATTACTACAAGAAATGGTCATAAAAAGGGGAATTTACATATTTCTAAATTAGCAAAGAAATATAATGCAAACCTTATATTAAATACAGATTCTCATCAACCTAAGGATTTATTAAGCCGGGAAAAAATAAATGATATTTTAAAAGAATCAAAATTGAATTATGATTATTTTGAAAAAATGCAAAAAAATGCAAGAAAATTATTATAA
- the plsY gene encoding glycerol-3-phosphate 1-O-acyltransferase PlsY yields MIFLILLLSFLFGSIPTAYLISKIFYGIDIRNYGSGNPGATNVYRTLGKKPGIITFVIDVLKGFFPVFISKKLFSDNLLIIPVISGFLAVLGHIWTPFLRFKGGKGVATGCGIFLGLAPLSAVLAVIVFVVVLIITKYVALGSISAAISLPIFLYVLKESLILVLIAILLAFIIVWRHKSNIRKILGGVEN; encoded by the coding sequence GTGATATTTTTAATTTTATTGCTGTCATTTTTATTCGGTTCTATACCGACAGCCTATTTAATTTCAAAGATTTTTTATGGGATTGATATCCGGAATTATGGTAGCGGCAATCCCGGAGCGACAAATGTATATAGAACACTTGGTAAAAAACCAGGAATAATAACATTTGTTATTGACGTCTTAAAAGGTTTCTTTCCGGTATTTATAAGTAAAAAATTATTTTCCGATAATTTACTTATTATCCCTGTAATTTCCGGTTTTTTAGCGGTTTTAGGACATATTTGGACACCGTTTTTAAGGTTCAAAGGAGGTAAAGGTGTAGCAACCGGTTGTGGAATATTTTTAGGACTTGCACCTCTTTCAGCTGTTCTTGCTGTTATTGTTTTTGTTGTTGTTTTGATTATAACCAAATATGTAGCTTTAGGTTCAATATCTGCTGCAATATCGCTACCTATTTTTTTATACGTATTGAAAGAATCGCTGATTTTAGTACTTATCGCTATATTACTTGCATTTATTATAGTGTGGAGACATAAATCAAACATTCGGAAAATATTAGGTGGAGTAGAAAATTAA
- a CDS encoding DedA family protein translates to MELIINFVNVLLHLDKYLVLLIENYGMWVYLILFLIVFCETGLVVTPFLPGDSLIFVVGTLAAAGSLNIIPLFIFIVIAAILGDTVNYWIGNFLGPETIQKKKMRFIKKEYIERTEKFYAKYGGKTIILARFVPIIRTFAPFMAGVGTMTYSKFILYNITGGIAWVSLFMFGGYFFGNIPRVKENFTIVIFMIILISIIPIIYEYIKSKKANLS, encoded by the coding sequence ATGGAATTAATAATAAATTTTGTTAATGTGTTGTTACATTTAGATAAGTATCTTGTATTGCTAATTGAAAATTATGGCATGTGGGTATATCTTATTCTATTTTTAATTGTATTTTGTGAAACAGGATTGGTTGTAACTCCATTTCTTCCGGGAGACTCGCTAATTTTTGTTGTAGGAACATTAGCAGCAGCAGGATCTCTAAATATAATACCACTATTTATTTTTATAGTTATAGCGGCAATTTTAGGTGATACTGTGAATTATTGGATAGGAAACTTTTTAGGTCCGGAAACTATTCAAAAGAAAAAAATGCGTTTTATAAAAAAGGAATACATTGAAAGAACTGAGAAATTTTATGCTAAATATGGAGGAAAAACTATAATTTTAGCCAGATTTGTTCCTATTATAAGAACATTTGCACCTTTTATGGCAGGTGTTGGAACTATGACTTATTCAAAATTTATATTATACAATATAACCGGAGGAATTGCATGGGTATCTTTGTTTATGTTTGGCGGTTATTTTTTTGGAAATATACCCCGTGTTAAGGAAAATTTTACAATAGTAATTTTCATGATAATTTTGATATCTATTATACCTATAATATATGAATATATAAAGAGTAAAAAAGCAAATTTATCATAA
- a CDS encoding RNA polymerase sigma factor RpoD/SigA has protein sequence MDILDPVKLYFATIKKIPRITKREIEILVPRIAKGDKNAKKRMIEGNLRLVVPIARRYYRPGIPFSDLIEEGNIGLMKATEKFDLRKGYYFSTYATFWITQCISRYVSSQLKTIRIPEHVMTQLRKWLTEFDRLKQKLGRTPTSKEVAKRLKLSPEDILRLLENLEVSKSVTSLDVKIDEDESISLSDVISDGDKDDPTIFIKYLMITKQMETVLEKLTPKEKKVIILRFGLDGEIPHTLEEVGKIINLTRERIRQIEVKAFEKIKQAVVKLRFFEKEEM, from the coding sequence ATGGACATACTTGACCCTGTAAAACTTTACTTTGCAACAATTAAAAAAATCCCAAGAATTACTAAAAGAGAGATTGAAATTTTAGTTCCTAGAATTGCAAAAGGTGATAAAAATGCAAAGAAAAGAATGATTGAAGGAAATCTACGTCTTGTAGTTCCAATAGCAAGAAGATATTATAGACCCGGCATACCATTTTCAGATTTAATTGAAGAAGGAAATATAGGGTTGATGAAAGCAACCGAGAAATTCGACTTAAGGAAAGGATATTATTTTTCAACATATGCAACTTTTTGGATAACACAATGTATTTCCAGATATGTATCTTCACAGCTCAAAACAATCAGGATTCCCGAGCATGTAATGACTCAATTGAGAAAATGGTTGACAGAATTTGACAGGTTAAAGCAAAAACTTGGCAGGACCCCGACATCTAAAGAAGTTGCAAAAAGATTAAAACTTTCACCTGAAGATATTTTGCGCCTTTTGGAAAATCTGGAAGTTTCAAAATCCGTAACTTCTCTTGATGTAAAAATTGATGAAGATGAATCAATCTCTTTATCGGATGTAATTTCTGACGGCGACAAAGACGATCCGACTATTTTCATAAAATACTTAATGATAACAAAACAAATGGAAACAGTTTTAGAAAAACTTACACCAAAAGAAAAAAAAGTTATAATTTTAAGGTTTGGTTTAGATGGAGAAATTCCACATACTCTTGAAGAAGTAGGGAAAATAATTAATCTAACACGTGAAAGAATCCGTCAAATTGAAGTAAAAGCATTTGAAAAAATAAAACAAGCAGTTGTTAAATTAAGATTTTTTGAAAAAGAAGAAATGTGA
- a CDS encoding adenine phosphoribosyltransferase, whose protein sequence is MNLNKFIRDVPDFPKQGIVFKDITPLLKNAKAFKSAINNMAKKYKNIKIDKIVSMESRGFMFGSALAIKLNCGFVPIRKKGKLPYKTIKEEYQLEYGTDILEIHEDAIEKDENILIVDDVLATGGTAKAVCSLIEKLGGKISGLCFLIELSFLNPYEKLKNYEIFSLIKY, encoded by the coding sequence ATGAATCTTAATAAGTTTATACGTGATGTGCCGGATTTTCCTAAACAAGGGATCGTTTTTAAAGATATAACTCCATTGTTAAAAAACGCTAAAGCGTTTAAATCTGCTATAAACAATATGGCAAAGAAATACAAGAATATTAAAATAGATAAGATTGTTTCTATGGAGTCACGAGGATTTATGTTTGGTTCAGCACTTGCTATAAAATTAAATTGCGGTTTTGTGCCGATAAGAAAAAAAGGGAAACTACCTTACAAAACGATAAAAGAAGAATATCAACTTGAATATGGCACTGATATTCTTGAAATTCATGAAGATGCTATAGAAAAAGATGAAAATATATTAATTGTTGATGATGTCTTAGCTACAGGCGGAACTGCAAAAGCAGTATGTTCGTTAATTGAAAAACTTGGCGGTAAAATATCAGGACTTTGTTTTTTAATAGAACTTTCATTTTTGAATCCATACGAAAAACTGAAAAACTACGAAATATTTTCCCTGATAAAGTATTAA
- a CDS encoding acylphosphatase yields MFKYEIAVFGEVQGVGYRYFVVKVANKLGITGYVENVSDGSVKIIAEGEENSLKDFIESIKTEHPFAKVNDMNIKKVTIINNEFKDFKITF; encoded by the coding sequence ATGTTTAAGTATGAAATAGCGGTATTCGGTGAAGTGCAAGGGGTTGGTTATAGATATTTTGTTGTTAAGGTAGCAAATAAATTAGGAATAACCGGGTATGTAGAAAATGTTTCTGACGGGAGCGTAAAGATTATTGCAGAAGGCGAGGAAAATAGTCTTAAGGATTTTATAGAATCAATAAAAACTGAACATCCATTTGCGAAAGTTAATGATATGAATATAAAAAAAGTAACAATTATAAATAACGAATTCAAAGATTTTAAAATTACATTTTAA
- the hflX gene encoding GTPase HflX yields the protein MIKKEKALLIGVNANTKNNFDNSIEELKQLAYTRGIITTKTVLQNKKSPDSKFFIGSGKVLEIKKICESENIDIVIFDDNLTPTQQKNLENIIDVKVIDRTRLILDIFAQRARTQEAKLQIELAEKNYNLSRLTGKEKSMAQQVGNIGVRAGFGEKKIEIDRRKIRDRISYLKKEIGKIKCHREIQRSRRHEVPIPIVSLVGYTNAGKSTLLNHLTKKNNVYADDRLFSTLDATTRKVKLLSQRWVLFTDTVGFIKKLPHQLIAAFKSTIEEITESDLIVHLIDISNPNHNECESIVLSVLKEIGADNLPILNVYNKCDIVEIKNNNTDNYINISASTGFGVDRLLYLIDKQLEAKLEYRKISVPYKSLSIINKLKSVSKILKYKSFKNCTELEILIDKKNWGQIEKYLSHNI from the coding sequence GTGATTAAAAAAGAAAAAGCACTCTTAATCGGTGTAAATGCCAATACTAAAAATAATTTCGATAATTCGATAGAAGAATTAAAGCAACTTGCTTACACTAGAGGGATAATTACAACAAAAACGGTTTTACAAAATAAGAAATCACCGGATTCTAAATTCTTTATAGGATCAGGAAAAGTTTTAGAAATAAAAAAAATATGTGAAAGTGAAAATATTGATATAGTAATATTTGATGATAATTTGACGCCTACTCAACAGAAAAATCTTGAAAACATAATTGATGTAAAAGTTATAGACAGAACCCGGTTAATTCTTGATATTTTTGCCCAACGCGCAAGGACACAAGAAGCAAAACTTCAAATAGAACTTGCTGAAAAAAATTATAATCTGTCACGGCTGACAGGTAAAGAAAAATCCATGGCTCAGCAAGTTGGAAATATAGGAGTACGGGCAGGATTTGGAGAGAAAAAAATAGAAATCGATAGAAGAAAAATACGCGATAGAATTTCTTATTTAAAAAAAGAAATTGGAAAAATTAAATGCCATCGTGAAATTCAGAGATCAAGAAGACACGAAGTCCCTATCCCGATAGTTTCTTTAGTGGGTTATACAAATGCCGGCAAGTCTACTTTACTTAACCACCTTACAAAGAAAAATAATGTATATGCAGATGATAGACTTTTTTCTACTCTTGATGCAACTACAAGAAAAGTTAAATTGTTGAGCCAAAGATGGGTATTGTTTACTGATACAGTTGGTTTTATAAAAAAATTGCCACATCAATTAATAGCAGCTTTTAAATCAACAATCGAGGAAATAACAGAATCTGATTTAATTGTTCATCTTATTGATATTTCCAATCCAAATCACAATGAATGTGAAAGCATAGTATTATCTGTTTTGAAAGAAATAGGAGCTGACAATTTACCTATATTAAATGTTTATAACAAATGTGATATTGTGGAGATTAAAAACAATAATACCGATAACTATATTAATATTTCTGCATCTACCGGTTTCGGAGTTGATAGGTTACTTTATTTAATTGACAAGCAATTGGAAGCGAAACTTGAATACAGAAAAATATCCGTACCTTATAAATCGTTATCAATTATTAATAAACTAAAATCTGTAAGTAAAATATTAAAGTATAAGTCTTTTAAAAATTGTACAGAATTGGAAATTCTTATTGATAAAAAAAATTGGGGGCAAATAGAAAAATATTTATCACATAATATATGA
- a CDS encoding tetratricopeptide repeat protein, whose protein sequence is MARQWVKDELKKDFLKSFIEKVITYTKLHKETALISIIVAGIIIIITVITVNRFEKSDQLASEQIGFASLYLRAGQVDQTIQLCDQIIQTHPSGVQGGFAYFYKGESLYLKKSYEEAVKSYILAMPLLKKKEDLGAMILFSIANSYENSGKYQEAINSYKQLTEEYSAHYLVPESQIGMARCYETMGDIQSAISYYQTVGSLHPNTAYKNISDERLKVLEKPVINQK, encoded by the coding sequence ATGGCTAGACAATGGGTAAAAGACGAACTAAAAAAAGATTTTTTGAAAAGTTTCATAGAAAAAGTTATAACTTACACTAAATTACACAAAGAAACAGCTCTTATCTCGATAATAGTGGCAGGAATAATTATCATTATAACTGTGATTACAGTTAATAGATTTGAAAAATCGGATCAACTGGCAAGTGAGCAGATTGGATTTGCATCATTATATTTGAGAGCAGGTCAGGTTGACCAGACAATACAACTTTGTGATCAGATAATTCAAACACACCCATCAGGTGTACAAGGAGGTTTTGCATATTTTTATAAGGGAGAGTCTCTTTACCTTAAAAAAAGTTATGAAGAGGCTGTAAAATCCTATATCTTAGCAATGCCACTATTGAAAAAGAAAGAAGATTTAGGAGCAATGATACTTTTTTCAATAGCTAACTCATATGAAAACTCCGGTAAATATCAAGAAGCTATAAATTCATATAAACAACTTACAGAAGAATATTCGGCGCACTATCTTGTTCCTGAGTCACAAATAGGAATGGCAAGATGTTATGAAACGATGGGTGATATTCAATCTGCTATTTCTTATTATCAGACCGTTGGAAGTTTACATCCAAATACAGCTTATAAAAATATTTCGGACGAAAGATTAAAGGTTTTAGAAAAACCTGTAATTAATCAAAAATGA
- a CDS encoding protein-L-isoaspartate(D-aspartate) O-methyltransferase codes for MIKDFKQLRKEMIENQIIIRGITNKKVIGAIAKIPREKFIDKKYYDEAYSDHPLPIEEGQTISQPYIVALMTELLSLTGDEKVLEIGTGSGYQTAILSELSDVVYSVERILTLYNKAKHIFEDLGYKNIFLFNSDGTEGLKEYAPYDRIIVTAGGENIPQPLVDQLADGGRIVIPVGDRFSQYLIVGNKTNNELKIQNYGKVVFVPLIGKYGVS; via the coding sequence ATGATTAAAGATTTCAAACAATTACGGAAGGAGATGATAGAAAACCAAATTATTATAAGAGGAATAACTAATAAAAAAGTAATTGGAGCAATAGCAAAAATTCCAAGAGAAAAATTTATTGACAAAAAATATTATGATGAAGCCTATAGTGACCACCCGCTTCCAATTGAAGAAGGACAAACAATTTCTCAGCCTTACATTGTAGCACTAATGACAGAGTTGCTTTCCCTTACCGGAGATGAAAAAGTTTTGGAAATTGGAACAGGTTCCGGTTACCAAACAGCGATATTATCAGAACTTTCAGATGTAGTTTATTCTGTTGAGAGAATTTTAACGCTTTATAATAAAGCAAAACATATTTTTGAAGATCTTGGCTATAAAAATATCTTTTTATTCAATTCTGATGGAACAGAGGGACTAAAGGAATATGCACCATATGACAGGATTATAGTAACAGCTGGAGGTGAAAATATTCCACAGCCACTTGTTGATCAACTTGCAGATGGCGGAAGAATTGTAATTCCAGTAGGAGACAGATTTTCGCAATATTTAATAGTCGGAAATAAAACAAATAATGAATTAAAAATACAGAATTATGGTAAAGTGGTTTTTGTTCCACTTATAGGCAAATATGGGGTAAGTTGA
- the miaA gene encoding tRNA (adenosine(37)-N6)-dimethylallyltransferase MiaA has translation MKNGIILIVGPTASGKTDIAIKLAKTINGEIISADSRQIYKHLNIGTSKPTKNQVQSIKYNLINIIKPNCSFNAGQFVKLANRKIKNILDRKKIPVIVGGTGLYAKALTDGLIEVPADKIVRKEISNFYRKTGLKALYKKLAKLDPVTAATIDKNNPIRVMRALEICLITGKKYSELRKETKKSDYKYIIFGLKLSREELYKRINERVDEMIKKGLIREVKNVIKKYSLKNDIINTTIGYKELLGYIKNICSKERAIEMIKQNTRHYAKRQMTWFNKDKRILWIDVKDNPVKKILNYINKSDIIQNCD, from the coding sequence ATGAAAAATGGGATAATTTTAATTGTAGGTCCGACTGCATCAGGAAAGACAGATATTGCAATTAAGTTAGCAAAAACAATAAACGGTGAAATTATTTCAGCTGATTCCCGCCAAATTTATAAACACTTAAACATTGGAACAAGTAAACCAACTAAAAATCAGGTTCAATCAATTAAATATAATTTAATAAACATTATCAAACCAAATTGCAGTTTTAATGCAGGACAGTTTGTTAAATTAGCAAACAGAAAAATAAAAAATATATTAGATAGAAAAAAAATACCGGTAATTGTTGGTGGAACCGGTCTTTATGCTAAAGCATTAACTGATGGTTTAATTGAAGTTCCTGCTGATAAAATAGTCCGAAAAGAAATATCTAATTTTTATAGAAAAACAGGTTTAAAAGCTCTTTATAAAAAACTTGCAAAATTGGACCCTGTAACTGCCGCAACAATTGATAAAAACAACCCGATACGTGTCATGCGTGCATTGGAAATATGTCTTATTACAGGCAAAAAATATTCAGAATTAAGAAAAGAAACTAAAAAAAGCGATTATAAATACATTATATTCGGGCTTAAATTATCCAGAGAAGAACTTTATAAAAGGATTAATGAACGTGTTGATGAAATGATAAAAAAAGGATTAATTAGAGAAGTTAAAAATGTAATTAAAAAGTATTCATTGAAGAATGACATTATCAATACAACTATAGGTTATAAAGAGCTTCTTGGGTATATAAAGAATATTTGTTCAAAAGAAAGAGCTATTGAGATGATAAAACAAAATACCAGACATTATGCAAAAAGGCAGATGACATGGTTCAATAAAGATAAACGAATTTTATGGATAGATGTTAAAGATAATCCTGTAAAAAAAATATTGAATTACATAAACAAATCTGATATAATACAAAATTGTGATTAA
- a CDS encoding CDP-alcohol phosphatidyltransferase family protein, with translation MKNLTLPNTLTVLRIIAVPVFVISVLAENKWLPVFIFAFCILTDFFDGMLARVMKKRTQLGALLDPIADKFLLISSFIVFAALKKIPLWIPIVVITKDIIVFLGWWLRFHITGNSVVSPTFFGKATTVLEMVVIFSILINIFPRTINTIIYLMLFVIIISTLNYTFSGIKEIEKK, from the coding sequence ATGAAAAACCTTACATTGCCGAATACTCTAACAGTTTTAAGAATAATAGCAGTCCCTGTATTTGTTATTTCTGTGTTAGCAGAAAACAAGTGGCTTCCGGTTTTCATATTCGCTTTTTGTATATTGACGGATTTTTTTGATGGAATGCTGGCAAGGGTAATGAAAAAGCGGACACAATTAGGTGCTCTTTTAGATCCTATTGCAGATAAATTTCTTTTAATCAGTTCTTTTATAGTTTTTGCAGCGCTTAAAAAGATACCATTATGGATACCAATAGTAGTAATTACAAAAGATATAATAGTTTTTCTGGGATGGTGGCTGAGATTTCATATTACAGGGAATTCAGTTGTTTCACCGACATTCTTTGGTAAAGCCACAACAGTTTTGGAAATGGTGGTTATATTTTCTATACTTATTAATATTTTTCCAAGGACAATAAATACAATAATTTATTTAATGCTTTTTGTAATTATTATTTCAACTTTGAATTATACTTTTTCAGGAATTAAGGAGATTGAAAAAAAGTGA